Proteins from a genomic interval of Rhodopseudomonas julia:
- a CDS encoding PHA/PHB synthase family protein, producing MAEKKSRKEREDVTEERSDKPLPTSYIAADPEVFARNMARAFEEGGKALAAYLRPRETGQTGADQLAEHTAEVMKTISHVGQYWMSDPARTIEAQTKLWAQYLSIWNNGLRKAMGDGAETQQNAVPDKRFADPDWSQNPMFDVLKQLYLATSRWAEDLVSDAEDVDPHTRQKARFYVQQIANALSPSNFAMTNPEVLRATAESNGENLVRGMHMLAEDIAAGKGELRVRQTDATAFKIGENIATTPGKVVAQNELCQVIQYEATTKSVLKRPLLIVPPWINKFYILDLNSEKSFVRWAVEQGHTVFVVSWVNPDRRHADKTFEHYMKEGIFYALDVVERATGERKVNAIGYCVGGTLLAVALAYLAKGRSKQRIASATMFAAQVDFTYSGDLKLFADEEQIETLEEDMAERGYLDGSKMATAFNLLRSNDLIWRYFVSDYMLGKEPLPFDLLYWNSDSTRLPAANHSFYLRNCYLENNLSQGRMKIGDKMLDLSRVTIPIYNLATKEDHIAPARSVFFGSQFFGGPVRFVLTGSGHIAGVINPPAKNKYQYWIDGDANGDIESWMEKAEEKPGSWWPDWQRWIETLDDKRVDAREIGGGKLQALEDAPGSYVKMKC from the coding sequence ATGGCGGAGAAAAAATCACGCAAAGAGCGGGAGGATGTCACAGAGGAACGGTCGGACAAGCCGCTGCCCACCTCTTACATCGCTGCCGATCCGGAAGTCTTTGCCCGCAATATGGCTCGCGCCTTCGAGGAGGGCGGAAAGGCGCTCGCGGCCTATCTGCGCCCCCGCGAAACGGGACAGACAGGGGCCGACCAGCTGGCCGAGCACACGGCTGAGGTGATGAAGACGATCAGCCATGTCGGGCAATATTGGATGTCGGATCCGGCTCGAACCATCGAAGCGCAGACCAAGCTCTGGGCACAATATCTGTCGATCTGGAACAACGGCCTGCGCAAAGCCATGGGCGATGGCGCGGAGACGCAGCAAAACGCTGTTCCCGACAAGCGCTTTGCAGACCCGGACTGGTCGCAGAACCCGATGTTCGACGTCTTGAAACAACTCTACCTTGCGACCTCGCGCTGGGCCGAGGACCTTGTTTCGGATGCCGAAGACGTCGATCCGCACACACGCCAGAAAGCGCGTTTTTATGTGCAACAGATCGCCAACGCGCTGTCGCCTTCGAATTTCGCCATGACCAATCCCGAGGTGCTCCGCGCGACCGCAGAGAGCAACGGCGAGAATCTGGTGCGAGGCATGCACATGCTGGCGGAAGATATCGCCGCCGGCAAAGGCGAGCTGCGTGTGCGCCAGACCGATGCGACAGCATTCAAGATCGGCGAGAACATCGCCACGACGCCTGGGAAGGTCGTTGCCCAGAACGAGCTCTGCCAGGTGATTCAGTACGAGGCCACGACAAAGAGTGTCTTGAAGCGACCGCTCCTGATCGTGCCGCCATGGATCAACAAATTCTACATCCTCGATCTCAACAGCGAGAAGAGTTTCGTCCGCTGGGCGGTCGAACAGGGACACACGGTCTTTGTCGTCTCGTGGGTCAATCCCGATCGGCGGCACGCGGACAAGACCTTCGAACATTATATGAAGGAGGGCATTTTCTATGCCCTCGACGTCGTCGAACGCGCTACCGGTGAGCGCAAGGTGAATGCGATCGGCTATTGCGTCGGCGGCACCCTTCTCGCAGTCGCCCTCGCCTACCTCGCAAAGGGACGCAGCAAGCAGCGAATCGCCAGTGCGACGATGTTCGCCGCCCAGGTCGACTTCACCTATTCGGGTGATCTGAAACTGTTTGCCGACGAAGAGCAAATCGAGACGCTGGAGGAAGACATGGCCGAGCGCGGCTATCTCGACGGCTCGAAGATGGCGACGGCCTTCAATCTTTTGCGATCGAACGATCTCATCTGGCGGTATTTCGTGAGCGACTACATGCTCGGCAAAGAGCCGCTGCCTTTCGACCTTCTCTACTGGAATTCCGATTCCACGCGCCTGCCCGCAGCGAACCACTCCTTCTACCTGCGCAACTGCTATCTTGAGAACAACCTGTCTCAGGGGCGCATGAAGATCGGTGATAAGATGCTCGATCTCAGCCGGGTGACGATCCCCATCTACAATCTCGCCACCAAAGAGGACCACATCGCGCCGGCACGCTCGGTGTTTTTTGGCAGCCAGTTTTTCGGCGGACCCGTGCGCTTCGTCCTCACCGGCTCTGGTCATATCGCGGGCGTCATCAACCCGCCGGCGAAGAACAAATATCAATACTGGATCGATGGCGATGCCAATGGCGACATCGAATCCTGGATGGAGAAGGCCGAGGAGAAGCCTGGTTCCTGGTGGCCGGATTGGCAGCGCTGGATCGAGACGCTGGACGACAAACGTGTCGACGCCCGCGAGATCGGCGGGGGCAAGCTCCAGGCGCTCGAGGACGCTCCGGGCTCCTACGTCAAAATGAAGTGCTGA
- the aspS gene encoding aspartate--tRNA ligase: MHRYRSHHCGALRASDVGENVRLSGWVHRVRDHGGLLFMDLRDHYGLTQIVADPDSPAFTSAEKLRAEWCVRIDGQVKARAPEVVNPNLPTGEIEVFANEIEILSEAPELPMPVFGEPEYPEDTRLRYRFLDLRRETLHKNIMKRSAVISRLRELMGGVAFNEFQTPILTASSPEGARDFLVPSRIHPGKFYALPQAPQQFKQLIMVAGFDRYFQIAPCFRDEDPRADRLPGEFYQLDIEMSFVTQDDVFAAMEPVMRGIFESFADGREVTQVFPRIPYADAIRKYGTDKPDLRNPIEMQAVTEHFAGSGFKVFAGMIERDPKVEVWAIPAPGGGSRAFCDRMNSWAQGEGQPGLGYIFFRNEADKLTGAGPVAKNIGEERTEAIRSQLGLKEGDAVFFVAGNPKIFADFAGKARDRAGRELNLIDENRFALAWIVDFPMYEWDDEEKKVDFSHNPFSMPQGGLEALETKDPLTIPAYQYDCVCNGYEIASGAIRNHKAEIMKKAFAIAGYPEEVLEEKFGGMLRALQYGAPPHGGMAAGIDRIVMLLVGAKNLREVTMFPMNQQALDLLMGAPSSVTPKQLRELSIRVTAPQD, from the coding sequence ATGCATCGCTATCGTTCCCACCATTGCGGCGCGCTTCGCGCCAGCGATGTCGGTGAAAATGTTCGTCTCTCCGGCTGGGTCCACCGCGTGCGCGACCACGGCGGCCTGCTCTTTATGGATCTGCGTGATCATTATGGTCTGACGCAGATCGTTGCCGATCCCGATTCGCCCGCCTTCACGAGCGCTGAAAAACTGCGTGCCGAATGGTGCGTGCGCATCGACGGCCAAGTGAAGGCGCGCGCCCCGGAAGTCGTCAATCCAAATCTGCCGACGGGCGAGATCGAGGTCTTTGCCAACGAGATCGAGATCCTCTCCGAAGCGCCGGAGCTGCCGATGCCGGTCTTCGGCGAGCCGGAATATCCAGAGGATACGCGCCTGCGCTATCGTTTTCTCGATCTGCGTCGCGAGACCCTGCACAAGAACATCATGAAGCGCTCGGCCGTCATCTCGCGTCTGCGGGAGCTAATGGGCGGGGTAGCCTTCAACGAGTTCCAGACGCCGATCCTCACCGCCTCGTCGCCCGAAGGGGCGCGCGACTTCCTGGTGCCGTCGCGCATCCATCCGGGCAAGTTCTACGCGTTGCCCCAGGCGCCGCAGCAGTTCAAACAGCTGATCATGGTCGCGGGCTTTGACCGCTACTTCCAGATCGCTCCCTGCTTTCGCGACGAGGATCCGCGCGCCGACCGTCTACCGGGCGAGTTCTATCAGCTCGACATCGAGATGAGCTTCGTCACGCAGGACGATGTCTTCGCGGCGATGGAGCCAGTGATGCGGGGCATCTTCGAGAGCTTCGCTGACGGTCGCGAGGTGACCCAGGTCTTTCCGCGGATCCCTTATGCCGATGCCATCCGCAAATACGGGACCGACAAGCCGGACCTCAGAAACCCGATCGAGATGCAGGCGGTGACGGAGCATTTCGCAGGCTCCGGCTTCAAGGTTTTCGCCGGCATGATCGAGCGTGACCCGAAGGTTGAAGTCTGGGCGATTCCGGCACCTGGCGGCGGCTCGCGGGCCTTCTGCGACCGGATGAATTCCTGGGCGCAGGGCGAGGGTCAGCCCGGCCTCGGCTACATCTTCTTCCGCAACGAGGCGGACAAGCTGACGGGTGCCGGCCCGGTCGCCAAGAATATCGGTGAAGAGCGTACCGAAGCGATCCGCAGCCAGCTCGGCCTCAAAGAGGGCGACGCCGTCTTCTTCGTTGCCGGCAATCCCAAAATCTTCGCGGATTTCGCGGGCAAGGCGCGTGACCGGGCGGGACGTGAGCTCAATCTCATCGACGAGAACCGTTTTGCTCTCGCTTGGATCGTCGATTTCCCGATGTACGAATGGGACGACGAGGAGAAGAAGGTCGACTTCTCGCACAACCCGTTCTCCATGCCGCAAGGCGGTCTCGAAGCCCTCGAGACCAAAGACCCGCTGACGATCCCGGCCTATCAGTATGACTGCGTCTGCAATGGCTACGAGATCGCCTCTGGCGCGATCCGCAACCACAAGGCGGAGATCATGAAGAAGGCCTTCGCGATCGCCGGTTATCCTGAAGAGGTGCTGGAGGAGAAGTTCGGCGGCATGCTGCGGGCGCTCCAGTACGGCGCACCTCCGCATGGCGGCATGGCGGCAGGCATCGACCGCATCGTGATGCTTCTCGTCGGCGCGAAGAACCTGCGCGAAGTGACGATGTTCCCGATGAACCAGCAGGCGCTCGATCTCTTGATGGGTGCTCCGTCCTCCGTCACACCGAAGCAGCTCCGCGAGCTCTCCATTCGCGTAACTGCGCCGCAGGACTGA